The Thalassomonas actiniarum genome contains the following window.
TACATCATCGCTGTGATGAAGAAGTTTTTCAGGTAAAGAGCCTGGTAAGTTTGCAGCAGCTGGCAAATATCAGGCCCGATGTTTTACAGCACCTTGAGTCTTTAGTTGTGCATTTGCAACATGAGCGCTGGCATCAAGCCCATCAACTGGCCCGGGATCTGCGCTTGCAATTGACCGAACAGCTCGGGCCGGTAAGAAACAAGATAATGACAGATATTGCTTTGGGAAAAATTACGGTACCGCGGGCAACGGAGTATATGGAGGCGCTGAGGTGGCTGCAAAGGATCACTAATCACCTGGCAAGGAGCGTTTATCATTGCCGGGAATTTTCAGCACAAGAGTAACTTGATCTGGCGCATAAGCTTGTCAGAAATACTTGTTTAAAAAACACTCAAAAGTATAATATTTATTAAAAGCAAGTCTTTAGGGCAGCCCAAAACACTGTTTTGAAGGTTTTTTAAAGATTTGTTATGGGCCATAAACAGCTCAGTAATAAGAAGTGGTTTAGCAACTCGTCATGGAAAAATCAGAACTAAACTATTAGCAAACCCGCTAATAATTCTTTTTAGTTAATGCAAAGCTTAAGGGGGCAAAATGGATAAACATCTATATCTGGTGGCAATAGACGGCAGTGAATGGTCGGAGCGGGCTGCGCAAAGGGCGGTGGCCCTGGCTAAAAGTAACGGTAGCCGGGTCAAATTGCTCTGTGTTTTGGACTGGTCAAGGATGCAACCGATAGTGGCTGAAGGTTTTGTAACCCCTTCGGTAAATACCAGGGATGAAGAAGCCTATGTGACAAAAAATATCTTTGCGCCGTTACAGGAAAAATACGCGGATAGCGGAGTCAAAATCGATTATGAGATGATGTGGGGCGAGCCGGTAGAAGTGCTGCGTGACCAGGTCAAGGCACAGCATGCCAATATGCTGTTTGTCGGCAGACGCGGTCGCTCCCGCATTACCGATTTGTTGCTGGGCAGCGTAGCCAATAAACTTGCCCATTGCATAGGCATTCCCATTGTTCTGGTGCCATAGCGGAACAAGTGACATTTAGAAAAGCCAACTGTCGGGGTCCATGATTCTAGCTTTGTCATTAGTTGGCTTAATGCTCTGTTTTTCATTGTCTTATTTAATCCCTGTTAGGGTAAAATCCTGTCACGGCTGACAATTTCTCTGCCAGCAGGCACGATTATGCTTTTCTTCTTTTACGCTTTGCCTTAAAGTAAATTGTCTGTTATCAATGGTCTATTGAAAGGAAATCTTATCGTCCCGGACATTTTCTATTTGCTGTATAAGGTTGATCTTATTGATGAAGTTTCGAAAAATAGTCCTGATTTACCTGTTTATTTTTATTTGCATTTTAACAACTGCTTTACTTGGTTATCGCTATTTTATCGAAATTCCCCGCTTTGAAGCGACTCTGTCCCTGTTGCATG
Protein-coding sequences here:
- a CDS encoding universal stress protein, whose amino-acid sequence is MDKHLYLVAIDGSEWSERAAQRAVALAKSNGSRVKLLCVLDWSRMQPIVAEGFVTPSVNTRDEEAYVTKNIFAPLQEKYADSGVKIDYEMMWGEPVEVLRDQVKAQHANMLFVGRRGRSRITDLLLGSVANKLAHCIGIPIVLVP